A region from the Pseudomonas sp. P8_229 genome encodes:
- a CDS encoding alpha/beta fold hydrolase, whose product MPLAEIPLCVWRKRSRTFVFRGQSIRYWTAGQGEPLLLIHGFPTASWDWHYLWQPLAQRYRVIACDMLGFGDSAKPLNHSYSLLEQADLQQALLAHLQVEQPLHILAHDYGDSVAQELLARHYENRIEVGSCVFLNGGLFPETHRPVLMQKLLLSPLGWMIGRAFTRDGLVKSFRQIFGPQTGPTESELDDFWSLIETHRGPRIMHKLIGYIPERRVQRDRWVAAMQRDEIPLRVIDGEVDPISGAHMVKRYRELIDDADTVLLPGIGHYPQIEAPVQVLKHYLAFRERLELPPRKVACS is encoded by the coding sequence ATGCCTCTTGCCGAGATTCCTCTGTGTGTCTGGCGCAAGCGCAGCCGGACGTTTGTCTTTCGCGGCCAGTCGATCCGTTACTGGACGGCAGGGCAGGGCGAGCCACTGCTGCTGATCCACGGTTTCCCGACGGCCAGTTGGGACTGGCATTACCTGTGGCAGCCACTGGCCCAGCGTTATCGGGTAATTGCCTGCGACATGCTCGGTTTCGGTGATTCGGCCAAACCGTTGAATCACAGCTACAGCCTGCTGGAGCAGGCCGACCTGCAACAGGCACTGTTGGCTCATCTGCAGGTCGAGCAACCGCTGCATATTCTGGCCCACGATTACGGCGACAGCGTCGCTCAGGAACTGCTCGCCCGGCATTACGAAAACCGGATCGAAGTCGGCAGTTGCGTGTTCCTCAACGGCGGACTGTTCCCGGAAACCCATCGCCCGGTGCTGATGCAAAAGCTGCTGCTCAGCCCGTTGGGCTGGATGATTGGGCGGGCCTTCACCCGTGATGGCCTGGTGAAAAGTTTCCGGCAGATCTTCGGCCCGCAGACCGGCCCTACAGAAAGCGAGCTGGATGATTTCTGGAGCTTGATCGAAACCCATCGCGGTCCGCGCATCATGCACAAACTGATTGGCTACATCCCCGAACGTCGGGTGCAGCGCGACCGCTGGGTCGCGGCCATGCAGCGCGATGAAATCCCGCTGCGGGTGATCGATGGCGAAGTCGATCCGATCTCTGGAGCGCACATGGTCAAGCGTTATCGCGAGTTGATTGACGATGCCGACACCGTCTTGTTACCGGGCATCGGTCACTACCCACAGATCGAAGCGCCGGTGCAGGTGCTCAAGCATTATCTGGCGTTTCGTGAGCGCCTGGAGTTGCCGCCACGCAAAGTCGCCTGCTCCTGA
- a CDS encoding flavodoxin produces MKVAILSGSVYGTAEEVARHAQNLLKDAGFETLYNPRASLADIQAFGPEAFLAVTSTTGMGELPDNLQPLYSAIRDQLPMAWRGLPGAVIGLGDASYGDTFCGGGEMLRELFAELGVREVQEMLRLDASESVTPETDAEPWLAQLIATLKG; encoded by the coding sequence ATGAAAGTCGCCATCCTCTCCGGCTCGGTTTACGGCACGGCCGAAGAAGTCGCCCGTCACGCGCAGAACCTGCTGAAAGACGCCGGTTTTGAAACCCTCTACAACCCACGCGCCAGCCTGGCGGACATTCAGGCGTTCGGCCCTGAAGCGTTTCTCGCGGTGACGTCGACCACCGGCATGGGCGAACTGCCGGACAACCTGCAGCCGTTGTACTCGGCCATTCGCGATCAGTTGCCAATGGCCTGGCGCGGCCTGCCGGGTGCGGTGATCGGTTTGGGTGATGCCAGTTACGGCGATACCTTCTGTGGCGGCGGCGAGATGCTGCGCGAATTGTTCGCTGAGCTGGGCGTGCGTGAGGTGCAGGAGATGCTGCGACTGGACGCCAGCGAAAGCGTGACGCCGGAAACCGACGCCGAGCCATGGCTGGCGCAACTGATCGCCACCCTCAAGGGCTGA
- a CDS encoding class II aldolase/adducin family protein, which produces MSVAPVQSSLNVKDQVSAAEWQTRIDLAACYRLVALHGWDDLIFTHISAKVPGTEDFLINPFGLMFHEITASSLVKVDQAGNKLMDSPYEINPAGYTIHSAVHEVRHDVVCVLHTHTASGVAVSAQKQGVLPISQQSLFVLSSLACHAYEGVALNHEEKARLQADLGENNFLMLHNHGLLTCGGTIADTFLMMFTFQRACDIQVMAQTGGAELIAIEPQILAGAKAMIAGVTKSAQGMGGTLAWPALLRKLDKQDPGYKL; this is translated from the coding sequence GTGAGCGTAGCCCCCGTCCAATCGTCCCTTAATGTCAAAGACCAGGTCAGTGCTGCGGAGTGGCAGACCCGGATCGATCTCGCCGCCTGTTATCGTCTGGTCGCGTTGCATGGCTGGGACGACCTCATCTTCACCCACATTTCCGCCAAGGTCCCGGGCACCGAAGATTTTCTGATCAATCCGTTCGGGTTGATGTTCCATGAGATCACCGCGTCGAGCCTGGTCAAAGTCGATCAGGCCGGCAACAAACTCATGGACAGTCCCTACGAAATCAATCCCGCCGGTTACACCATCCACAGCGCCGTGCACGAAGTGCGGCACGATGTGGTGTGTGTGCTGCACACCCACACCGCCTCCGGTGTCGCGGTGTCGGCGCAAAAACAGGGGGTGCTGCCGATCAGTCAGCAGTCGCTGTTCGTGCTGTCGAGCCTGGCCTGTCACGCCTATGAAGGCGTGGCGCTGAATCACGAGGAAAAGGCCCGCTTGCAGGCCGATCTGGGCGAGAACAATTTCCTGATGCTGCACAACCACGGGCTGCTGACCTGTGGCGGCACCATCGCCGACACGTTTCTGATGATGTTCACCTTCCAGCGCGCCTGCGACATTCAGGTCATGGCGCAGACTGGCGGTGCAGAACTGATCGCCATCGAACCGCAGATTCTGGCGGGCGCCAAAGCGATGATCGCCGGCGTGACCAAAAGCGCTCAAGGCATGGGCGGCACGCTGGCCTGGCCGGCGTTGCTGCGCAAACTCGATAAACAAGACCCCGGATATAAACTCTGA
- a CDS encoding PAS domain-containing protein has translation MINASLLQMVINASNDGIVVAEKEGEQDNILIYVNPAFERLTGYTSEEILYQDCRFLQSGDRDQANLTLIRDTLHNGGSCREILRNYRKDGTPFWNELSLSTVKNADDGQTYFVGVQKDVTVQVKAQQRVAQLEAQVAALQAELAALKATNGANKTAN, from the coding sequence ATGATCAACGCCAGTCTGCTGCAAATGGTGATCAACGCGTCGAACGACGGGATCGTGGTCGCAGAAAAGGAAGGGGAACAGGACAACATCCTGATTTACGTAAACCCGGCCTTTGAGCGCCTGACCGGTTACACCAGCGAAGAGATTCTCTATCAGGACTGCCGCTTTCTGCAGTCCGGAGACCGCGATCAGGCCAACCTGACGCTGATTCGCGACACCCTGCACAACGGTGGGTCTTGCCGGGAAATCCTGCGCAACTATCGCAAGGACGGCACGCCGTTCTGGAATGAACTGTCGCTTTCGACGGTGAAAAATGCCGACGACGGCCAGACTTATTTCGTCGGTGTGCAGAAAGACGTCACGGTCCAGGTCAAGGCCCAGCAACGCGTCGCGCAACTGGAAGCCCAGGTCGCCGCATTGCAAGCCGAACTCGCCGCTCTGAAAGCGAC
- a CDS encoding LysR family transcriptional regulator — MEFKQLRSFVEVMHQGGFTQAAKTLHISQSAVSKQVAQLEQSLGTPLLERLGSQLRLTAAGSVVLQRAEGMLRLRNELLRELDDLSHLARGELRLGLPLLGSDALFAGLFAEYRRRYPNISIQLLEGGSRNVEQAVLSGELELGGSLLPKDPQFDFQPFCDEKLDALLPVDHPLAARGEIGLEELAETPFLLYQRSFVLNDRLLQACQQMGFTPKEGGRSGQADFLVALVAAGQGVVLLPSVVARALERPGVVRLTLRAPDYLRWDIAFIWRQGAYLSKAAQAWLALLRERAISP; from the coding sequence ATGGAATTCAAACAGCTGCGCAGTTTTGTCGAAGTCATGCATCAGGGCGGCTTTACCCAGGCGGCAAAAACCCTGCACATCAGCCAGTCGGCGGTCAGCAAGCAAGTCGCGCAACTCGAACAGAGCCTGGGCACACCGCTGCTTGAACGGCTGGGTTCGCAATTGCGCCTGACCGCCGCCGGCAGCGTGGTACTGCAACGGGCCGAAGGCATGTTGCGTTTGCGCAATGAGTTGCTCAGGGAGCTGGATGACCTGAGTCATCTGGCACGCGGGGAGTTGCGTCTCGGCTTGCCGTTGCTGGGCAGCGACGCGCTGTTCGCCGGGTTGTTTGCCGAGTATCGGCGGCGCTATCCGAACATCAGCATTCAGTTGCTTGAAGGCGGCAGTCGCAACGTTGAGCAGGCGGTGCTGAGTGGCGAACTGGAATTGGGCGGCAGCCTGTTGCCGAAAGACCCGCAGTTCGACTTTCAGCCGTTCTGCGATGAGAAACTCGATGCCTTGCTGCCGGTGGATCATCCGCTGGCGGCACGTGGCGAAATCGGCCTGGAAGAATTGGCCGAGACGCCGTTCCTGCTGTATCAGCGCAGCTTCGTGCTCAACGATCGGTTGCTCCAGGCCTGCCAGCAAATGGGCTTTACGCCAAAAGAAGGTGGGCGCAGCGGGCAGGCGGATTTTCTTGTGGCACTGGTGGCCGCCGGGCAAGGCGTGGTGCTGCTGCCCAGCGTGGTCGCCCGCGCACTGGAACGCCCGGGCGTGGTGCGCCTGACCTTGCGCGCGCCGGATTACTTGCGTTGGGACATCGCGTTCATCTGGCGTCAGGGCGCCTATCTGTCGAAAGCCGCTCAGGCGTGGCTGGCATTGTTGCGCGAACGCGCGATCAGCCCTTGA
- a CDS encoding LrgB family protein gives MKLELMPMFWLAFTLLAYLFSRWIYRRTGRYLLSPLILVPALLLALAVPLHTAYAEYASNTHWLMLVLGPVTVAFAVPIWQQRRLLMQHWSALLLGMLAGSAASIATSFGLARALALDSSVTMSLVPRSITTPFAMPLAQDLGGVPELTAVFVMFTGVFGAMLGGVLLKWLPLRSALARGALFGVGAHGAGVSRAHEVGGEEGSVAGLVMVLTGLLNLFAAPLLASLL, from the coding sequence ATGAAGCTTGAACTGATGCCCATGTTCTGGCTCGCCTTCACCTTGCTGGCGTACCTGTTCAGTCGCTGGATCTATCGGCGCACCGGACGTTATCTGCTGTCGCCGCTGATTCTGGTACCGGCGCTGCTGCTGGCTCTCGCCGTGCCGCTGCACACCGCGTATGCCGAATACGCCAGCAACACTCATTGGTTGATGCTGGTGCTTGGCCCGGTCACGGTCGCCTTCGCTGTACCGATCTGGCAGCAACGGCGTTTGCTGATGCAGCATTGGTCCGCGTTGCTGCTTGGCATGCTCGCTGGCAGCGCTGCGTCGATCGCCACCTCGTTCGGCCTGGCCAGGGCGCTGGCGCTGGACAGTTCGGTGACGATGTCGCTGGTGCCGCGTTCGATCACCACGCCGTTCGCCATGCCGCTGGCGCAGGATCTGGGCGGCGTGCCGGAACTGACCGCGGTGTTCGTGATGTTCACCGGGGTCTTTGGTGCGATGCTCGGCGGCGTGCTGCTCAAGTGGTTGCCGTTGCGCAGTGCCCTGGCGCGGGGAGCATTGTTCGGTGTCGGCGCGCACGGTGCCGGCGTCAGTCGCGCCCATGAAGTGGGCGGTGAGGAAGGCTCGGTGGCGGGGCTGGTGATGGTCCTGACCGGTCTGCTCAATCTGTTCGCCGCACCTTTATTGGCGTCGCTGCTTTGA
- a CDS encoding SDR family oxidoreductase, which translates to MNESVRFEDKVVIVTGAGGGLGRAHALLFARHGAKVLVNDLGGSTQGEGANASAADRVVAQIREAGGIAEANHDSVTDGDKLVQNALDVFGRVDVVVNNAGILRDKTFHKMDDADWDLVYRVHVEGAYKVTRAAWPHLREQSYGRVIFTASTSGIYGNFGQSNYGMAKLGLYGLTRTLAIEGRKNNILVNAIAPTGGTRMTEGLIPPQVFEQLKPELVSPLVVYLASEQCQETSGLFEVGGGWMGKVRWERSLGAGFDPRAGFSPEDVAAHWQQICDFEGAAHPKDNIEALKEMMANLQKYAL; encoded by the coding sequence ATGAATGAGTCCGTACGTTTCGAAGATAAAGTCGTGATCGTCACCGGAGCCGGCGGTGGCCTGGGTCGGGCGCACGCTTTACTGTTCGCCCGGCACGGCGCCAAAGTGCTGGTCAACGACCTCGGCGGCTCGACTCAGGGTGAAGGGGCCAACGCCTCTGCCGCTGATCGCGTAGTGGCGCAGATTCGCGAAGCCGGCGGCATCGCCGAGGCCAACCACGACTCGGTCACCGACGGCGACAAACTGGTGCAGAACGCCCTCGATGTCTTTGGCCGGGTCGACGTGGTGGTGAACAACGCCGGGATCCTGCGCGACAAGACCTTCCACAAAATGGACGACGCCGACTGGGATCTGGTCTATCGCGTTCACGTCGAAGGCGCCTACAAAGTGACTCGCGCCGCATGGCCGCACCTGCGCGAGCAAAGCTACGGTCGGGTGATCTTCACGGCTTCGACTTCGGGCATCTATGGCAACTTCGGCCAGTCCAACTATGGCATGGCCAAACTTGGCCTCTACGGGCTGACCCGTACCCTGGCCATCGAAGGTCGCAAGAACAACATCCTGGTTAATGCCATTGCGCCCACTGGCGGCACGCGCATGACCGAAGGCCTGATCCCGCCGCAAGTGTTCGAACAGCTCAAACCGGAACTGGTCAGCCCGCTGGTGGTGTACCTGGCCAGCGAGCAATGCCAGGAAACGTCCGGCTTGTTCGAAGTCGGTGGCGGCTGGATGGGCAAGGTGCGTTGGGAACGCAGCCTCGGCGCCGGGTTCGATCCTCGTGCGGGGTTCTCCCCGGAAGATGTGGCGGCGCACTGGCAGCAGATCTGCGACTTTGAAGGCGCTGCGCATCCGAAGGACAATATCGAGGCGTTGAAGGAAATGATGGCGAATTTGCAGAAGTACGCGCTCTGA
- a CDS encoding CidA/LrgA family protein codes for MKPAPLKHLSRLLAELAVLLGLYLLGCQLAAWLAWPIPGGVIGMALLLLAFAFGWVKPAALQLGAGLLMAEMLLFFIPALMSLLDYGALLRNDGWRILLVIAASTLMVMLVTAFTVELAVRMRHSHEA; via the coding sequence ATGAAACCCGCCCCCCTCAAGCATCTCTCCCGTCTGCTGGCCGAACTGGCCGTGTTGCTCGGCCTCTACCTGCTCGGCTGCCAACTAGCCGCGTGGCTGGCCTGGCCGATTCCCGGTGGGGTGATCGGCATGGCCCTGTTGCTGCTGGCATTCGCCTTCGGCTGGGTCAAACCGGCGGCACTGCAATTGGGCGCGGGACTGTTGATGGCCGAGATGCTGCTGTTCTTCATTCCGGCGTTGATGAGCCTGCTCGATTACGGCGCGCTGCTGCGCAATGACGGCTGGCGGATCCTGCTGGTGATCGCCGCCAGCACCCTGATGGTGATGCTGGTGACCGCGTTCACGGTGGAGTTGGCCGTGCGGATGAGGCATTCCCATGAAGCTTGA